A window of Staphylococcus saprophyticus subsp. saprophyticus ATCC 15305 = NCTC 7292 contains these coding sequences:
- a CDS encoding MarR family winged helix-turn-helix transcriptional regulator — protein MEHKEGNLEIIINQFYDATANINKAITNMVKELEPGRYLSYEQIETMYFIQHNEKVSINDLANKQRTYKTAASKRVKKLESKGYVQRVYSNDKRTKLLSLTHNGERLLKEMKINLTKEIKLLLLSCFVREDFEKFMYQLMNFEKTFLKKYY, from the coding sequence ATGGAGCATAAAGAGGGAAACTTAGAAATAATAATTAACCAATTCTATGATGCTACAGCGAATATTAATAAAGCAATTACTAACATGGTTAAAGAATTGGAACCAGGTCGTTACTTATCTTATGAACAAATAGAAACAATGTATTTTATTCAGCATAATGAAAAAGTATCGATTAACGACTTAGCAAATAAGCAACGTACTTATAAGACAGCTGCATCAAAACGTGTTAAGAAGTTAGAAAGCAAAGGTTATGTGCAACGAGTTTATTCGAATGATAAACGTACTAAATTATTGAGTTTGACGCATAATGGAGAACGCTTATTAAAAGAAATGAAAATAAACTTAACAAAAGAAATAAAGTTACTTTTGTTAAGTTGTTTTGTTAGAGAAGATTTTGAAAAATTTATGTATCAGCTCATGAATTTTGAAAAGACATTTTTAAAAAAGTACTACTAG
- a CDS encoding YhgE/Pip domain-containing protein codes for MKNAIKLFVMDLKKIAKTPAVLVILGGLALLPSFYAWFNLEATWDPYGNTKNIKVAVVNEDKGDTVKDKNVNVGNKITNKLKKDDNFDWQFVSRKKADHDLKMGDYYAAIYIPEKFTHQITGTLRKNPQQADVEYKVNQKLNAIAPKMTNAGTSAIVQKANEQFNETVTKALLDEANRLGVKLEEEIPTINKIEDAVSKANDSIPKINDFADKIIYLDENQDEIDNYADEFRALGNHKGEVIDAADKLNQVNAAIPTLNERAKLILALNDYMPNIENALNVASNDVPEAFPKINRGVDLASAGVDAGLQGLNEAQGYLPAVQQRVEGYQEVVDNAQEANQNANNRLQENVETEQQSSKGSDSYSNIKTSQISNSNSDNAGNNQNGTAISSEDVSAMESSLSKSLLSLSNYTDKQAESSQEDINALKNVTYGIISTDKPKDFKETLDNIKSRLEVTSKSNQKFIDILSELEDREKVDLSDEIKELESANNRINNLIKTQNQLSEALSNGSSGKEEAVELLKEIPRVNSSLDDLRNYIKSELNQKLLDVSNDVMSLLDDGDIKLSTVQSKLNTIDQVINSGESILTTGKDRVETIQSALPVIEQRYMDAMSIAQNYYPQFKQSVSNAASFIENDLPGLEQQLSDTTATVNNTIPTLFNRYDNLVDILDTNQPRAKESLHNLADFARNQLPDVEKDLAKANKLFDEIEDDDAVDKMVDLLKNDLKKQANVIANPINIDQKDIFPVKDYGSASTPFYTALAIWVGALLLVSLLTTDNKHKSLEPHLTTREIYLGKSGLFYTLGIIQALIVSIGDMVILKAQVESVVWFIAISVFSSLVFISIVYTLVSLLGNPGKAIAIIFLVLQIAGGGGTFPIQVTPEFFQVIHPYLPFSYSIDALREAVGGPVPEILTKKLVILSLFGIGFLLIGVIFKPITDPLMRKATEKAEESDVME; via the coding sequence ATGAAGAACGCAATAAAATTATTTGTAATGGATTTGAAAAAGATTGCTAAGACGCCTGCTGTTTTAGTGATTTTAGGAGGTTTAGCACTTCTTCCTTCTTTTTATGCTTGGTTTAACTTAGAAGCGACATGGGATCCATACGGTAATACTAAAAATATTAAAGTGGCTGTTGTAAATGAGGATAAGGGAGATACAGTTAAAGATAAAAATGTGAACGTGGGCAATAAAATCACCAATAAACTAAAGAAAGATGATAACTTTGATTGGCAATTTGTAAGTCGAAAAAAAGCCGATCATGATTTGAAGATGGGCGATTATTACGCGGCCATTTACATACCAGAGAAGTTTACACACCAAATTACCGGCACACTTCGAAAAAACCCACAGCAAGCAGACGTAGAATACAAAGTGAATCAAAAACTTAATGCGATTGCGCCTAAAATGACAAATGCAGGGACGAGTGCCATTGTTCAAAAAGCAAATGAACAATTTAATGAGACAGTAACAAAAGCATTATTAGATGAAGCAAATCGACTTGGCGTGAAACTTGAGGAAGAAATTCCAACCATAAATAAAATTGAAGATGCAGTATCTAAAGCTAATGATTCTATACCCAAAATTAATGATTTTGCTGATAAAATAATATATTTAGATGAAAATCAGGATGAAATTGACAATTATGCTGATGAATTTAGAGCGTTAGGAAATCATAAAGGTGAGGTTATAGATGCTGCAGATAAATTAAACCAAGTTAATGCGGCCATTCCGACATTAAATGAGCGAGCTAAATTGATATTGGCATTAAATGACTACATGCCAAATATTGAGAATGCCTTGAATGTTGCATCTAATGATGTACCAGAAGCTTTTCCAAAAATTAATCGTGGTGTAGACCTTGCAAGCGCAGGGGTTGACGCAGGGTTACAAGGCCTGAATGAAGCGCAAGGATATTTACCTGCAGTGCAACAGCGTGTCGAAGGCTATCAAGAAGTCGTTGATAATGCACAAGAAGCAAATCAAAATGCTAATAATCGATTACAAGAAAATGTTGAAACTGAGCAGCAAAGTTCTAAAGGGTCAGATAGTTATTCAAATATTAAAACTTCGCAAATAAGTAATAGTAATAGCGACAATGCTGGAAATAATCAAAATGGAACAGCAATAAGTAGTGAAGATGTAAGCGCAATGGAATCTTCACTATCAAAATCATTATTATCTTTATCCAATTATACCGACAAACAAGCGGAAAGTAGTCAAGAAGATATTAATGCGCTAAAAAATGTCACTTACGGTATTATATCTACAGATAAGCCAAAAGATTTCAAAGAAACTTTAGATAATATTAAATCTAGGCTTGAAGTAACAAGTAAGTCCAATCAAAAGTTTATAGATATATTATCAGAGCTTGAAGATAGAGAAAAGGTAGATCTTTCTGATGAGATTAAGGAATTAGAGTCAGCAAATAATAGAATTAATAATTTAATTAAGACACAAAATCAACTTAGTGAAGCACTTTCGAATGGAAGTTCTGGTAAAGAAGAAGCAGTAGAATTACTTAAAGAAATTCCACGCGTGAATAGTAGCTTAGATGATTTAAGAAACTATATTAAGTCAGAACTAAACCAAAAATTATTAGATGTATCTAATGATGTGATGTCATTATTAGATGACGGCGATATAAAACTATCAACTGTTCAATCGAAATTAAACACAATTGATCAAGTTATAAATTCAGGAGAAAGTATTTTAACTACTGGTAAGGATAGAGTTGAGACGATTCAAAGTGCACTACCAGTCATTGAGCAAAGATATATGGATGCAATGTCTATTGCTCAAAATTATTATCCACAATTTAAACAAAGTGTTTCTAACGCAGCATCATTTATTGAAAATGACTTGCCAGGTTTAGAACAACAGTTATCTGATACAACAGCAACTGTGAACAATACAATACCTACACTGTTTAATCGCTATGATAATTTGGTAGATATTTTAGATACAAATCAACCACGTGCAAAAGAAAGCTTGCACAATTTGGCAGATTTTGCACGTAATCAATTACCAGATGTTGAAAAAGATCTGGCTAAAGCGAACAAACTATTTGACGAGATTGAAGACGACGATGCAGTGGATAAAATGGTAGACTTATTGAAAAATGATTTGAAAAAACAAGCTAATGTAATCGCAAATCCAATTAATATAGATCAAAAAGACATATTTCCTGTGAAAGACTACGGTTCAGCAAGCACACCATTTTACACAGCATTAGCAATATGGGTAGGAGCTTTATTACTAGTAAGTTTATTAACGACAGATAATAAACATAAATCATTAGAGCCACATCTAACGACAAGAGAAATTTATCTAGGAAAGAGTGGGTTGTTTTACACGTTGGGTATTATCCAAGCACTCATCGTATCAATTGGAGATATGGTGATACTGAAAGCGCAAGTTGAATCTGTTGTATGGTTTATTGCTATATCAGTATTCTCATCACTTGTATTTATTTCAATTGTGTATACTTTAGTGTCATTGTTAGGAAATCCAGGGAAAGCAATTGCAATCATCTTCCTTGTACTACAAATAGCAGGTGGTGGAGGAACCTTCCCTATCCAAGTTACACCAGAGTTCTTCCAAGTCATTCACCCTTATTTACCTTTCTCTTATTCAATAGATGCTTTAAGAGAAGCAGTTGGAGGACCTGTACCTGAAATTTTAACTAAAAAATTAGTGATACTTTCATTATTTGGTATAGGATTTTTATTAATTGGTGTTATCTTTAAACCAATTACTGATCCACTGATGAGAAAAGCAACTGAAAAAGCTGAAGAAAGTGATGTAATGGAATAA
- a CDS encoding amidase domain-containing protein yields MKQQKLLVCLLSTSLLIPSFSINDVSAESLEKSATTSESNDVYKEKDEEQAKQSHSSKNGNDEKNKASDEKENSERKSKLNSTKDERTTEDINNKRHKTSDNKSSNEKIPSSFENSFNDSSSYDSLNVFKPEPFRSDKDGLSELLNQLFSNNKMKQTSTIENNDVQNEKNDSHNDNTSIDQINPNTTYSDDSDESNTNNLEKNSDKGSLQDDIDDVQSSEKSENDDIDNKSESNKLPVDKNQKKDDGESKQSSQQDQSYEEANNDADNLDNKDNDTPATENDNANSDNENADKSDTKSDDKVLDAILDEYSEDAKNNKKQYDAQKDDLSNGNSKSKKNNSEKQASNTNANPQLPSESQLAKKEKPAQSFENDINQSNIRSTATFQQLPNLSDDNNNSNDITITESKNTRDFIKTVAQDAHDIGQDEDIYASVMIAQAILESDSGTSDLASSPHFNLFGIKGAYEGQSATFNTLEDNGNHTFQISANFRSYPSKKESLEDYANLIKHGIDGNQDIYKPTWKSEAYSYRSATMHLATTYATDSQYADKLNSIINHYDLTQFDNKKMPDLDNYKANKDDYDSAFKPFSETTNDSPYPHGQCTWYVYNRMAQFDKYVSGDLGDARNWNNRAERKDYAVSSTPKAHTAVVFEAGQQGADQIYGHVAFVEKVNDDGSIVISESNIKGLGIVSYRTIDADAATELSYITGNN; encoded by the coding sequence ATGAAGCAACAAAAATTATTAGTCTGTTTGCTTTCAACTTCTTTACTTATTCCATCATTTTCTATCAACGATGTTAGTGCCGAATCTTTAGAAAAAAGTGCCACAACTTCTGAATCAAATGACGTGTATAAGGAAAAAGATGAGGAGCAAGCTAAGCAATCACATTCATCAAAAAATGGAAATGATGAAAAGAATAAAGCTAGTGATGAAAAGGAAAATAGTGAACGCAAGAGTAAGTTAAATAGTACAAAAGATGAAAGGACTACAGAAGATATTAATAATAAAAGACATAAAACTTCTGATAATAAATCATCCAATGAAAAAATACCAAGTTCATTTGAAAATTCATTTAATGATTCATCGTCTTATGATAGTTTGAATGTTTTCAAGCCAGAACCTTTTAGGAGTGACAAGGATGGGCTATCTGAATTATTAAATCAACTGTTCTCTAATAATAAAATGAAACAAACTTCTACTATAGAGAATAACGATGTACAAAACGAGAAGAATGACAGTCACAATGATAATACATCTATAGATCAAATAAATCCAAATACGACATATTCGGATGATAGTGACGAATCAAATACTAACAATTTAGAAAAGAATAGTGATAAGGGTTCACTACAAGATGACATTGATGATGTACAGTCATCTGAGAAGTCAGAGAACGATGATATAGATAATAAGTCTGAATCAAACAAACTTCCAGTTGATAAAAATCAAAAAAAAGATGATGGTGAGTCAAAACAATCCTCCCAACAAGATCAATCTTATGAAGAAGCAAATAATGATGCTGATAATCTAGACAACAAAGATAATGACACACCTGCTACTGAAAACGATAATGCCAACAGTGATAACGAAAATGCTGATAAATCAGATACAAAATCTGACGATAAAGTATTAGATGCAATTTTAGACGAGTATAGTGAAGATGCTAAAAATAATAAAAAACAATATGATGCTCAAAAAGATGATTTATCAAATGGAAATAGTAAAAGTAAGAAAAATAATTCTGAAAAACAGGCATCGAATACAAATGCTAACCCTCAATTACCGTCTGAATCACAATTAGCTAAAAAAGAAAAGCCAGCTCAATCATTTGAAAACGACATAAACCAATCAAACATCAGATCTACTGCAACTTTCCAACAATTGCCAAATTTATCGGATGATAATAACAATTCTAACGATATAACAATTACTGAAAGTAAAAATACACGAGATTTTATTAAAACAGTTGCACAAGACGCTCACGACATAGGTCAAGATGAAGATATTTATGCATCTGTTATGATTGCCCAAGCCATATTAGAATCTGACTCAGGCACTAGCGATCTTGCTAGTTCACCCCATTTCAATTTATTTGGAATAAAAGGAGCTTATGAAGGTCAGTCGGCTACATTTAATACACTCGAAGATAATGGCAACCATACGTTCCAAATTTCAGCAAACTTCCGCAGCTATCCAAGCAAAAAAGAATCATTGGAAGATTATGCCAATTTAATCAAACACGGCATCGATGGTAACCAGGACATTTATAAACCAACATGGAAAAGTGAAGCTTATAGTTACCGTTCAGCAACAATGCATTTGGCTACCACATACGCGACTGATTCACAATACGCGGACAAATTAAATAGTATTATCAACCACTATGACTTAACACAGTTTGATAATAAAAAAATGCCTGATTTAGATAACTACAAAGCGAACAAGGATGATTATGATTCAGCCTTCAAACCATTTTCAGAAACAACAAATGACTCTCCTTATCCTCATGGGCAATGTACATGGTATGTTTATAATCGCATGGCACAGTTCGACAAATATGTGAGTGGTGATTTAGGCGACGCACGAAACTGGAATAATCGAGCAGAAAGAAAAGATTATGCTGTTTCTTCAACACCAAAAGCTCACACTGCCGTTGTATTTGAGGCAGGTCAACAAGGGGCAGACCAGATCTACGGTCATGTAGCTTTTGTAGAAAAAGTTAACGATGATGGTTCTATCGTTATATCAGAATCAAACATTAAAGGACTTGGTATCGTTTCTTATAGAACAATTGATGCAGATGCTGCAACTGAATTGAGTTACATTACAGGTAATAACTAG